The Pangasianodon hypophthalmus isolate fPanHyp1 chromosome 2, fPanHyp1.pri, whole genome shotgun sequence genome window below encodes:
- the LOC113538517 gene encoding ly6/PLAUR domain-containing protein 6 produces MEVCLKLTGLLLGMLLSDWLTAVLSRDFTLADIIQLHLSATPHPGGFKCFTCEDAEDNYSCNRWAPDKYCPEDSRFCYTRHWMNADGESVSVTKRCVSLDECVSTGCVQHEVHMVCTSCCEGNICNLPVPWNKTAAVFSTNSPLNRVIRASPGKITSLSIILFFMLNYFN; encoded by the exons atgGAAGTCTGCCTCAAACTGACCGGGCTTCTTCTAGGCATGCTGCTTTCCGATTGGCTGACAGCCGTCCTGTCCCGGGATTTTACTCTGGCAGACATCATTCAGCTCCATCTATCAG CTACTCCACACCCTGGAGGGTTTAAGTGCTTCACCTGCGAAGATGCTGAAGATAACTACTCCTGCAACCGCTGGGCTCCTGACAAATACTGCCCtgaag ACTCCAGATTCTGTTACACACGTCACTGGATGAATGCTGATGGCGAAAGTGTCTCCGTCACAAAGCGCTGTGTGTCTCTGGACGAGTGTGTGTCCACTGGCTGCGTGCAACACGAAGTGCACATG GTCTGCACTTCTTGTTGTGAAGGAAACATCTGTAACCTGCCGGTACCGTGGAACAAGACGGCAGCCGTCTTCTCTACAAACTCCCCATTAAACCGAGTGATCAGAGCGTCTCCTGGGAAAATCACCTCGCTCAGCATCATCCTCTTCTTCATGCTTAATTACTTCAATTAG
- the septin10 gene encoding septin 10 isoform X1 — protein MSVPQTNREHDSEASSSERNARPLSLSGHVGFDSLPDQLVNKSTSQGFCFNILCIGETGIGKSTLMDTLFNTNFENFESSHFEPRVKLRAQTYDLQESNVRLKLTIVNTVGFGDQMNKQDSYQHVVDYIDTQFESYLQEELKIKRSLHNYHDSRIHACLYFIAPSGHSLKSLDLVTMKKLDSKVNIIPVIAKADTISKSELHKFKIKIMSELVSNGVQIYQFPTDDETVSKINSAMNGHLPFAVVGSTEEVKIGNKMVKARQYPWGVVQVENENHCDFVKLREMLICVNMEDLREQTHTRHYELYRRCKLEEMGFKDTDADSKPVSLQETYEAKRQEFLLELQRREEEMRQMFVLRVKEKETELKEAERELQGKFEQLKRLHADEKSKLDEKRKALEDEMNSFSKKKAAAELLQGQSFSSNSNLKKDKDRKNSGFM, from the exons ATGTCGGTCCCTCAGACTAACCGAGAACATGATTCAGAGGCTTCTTCCTCG gAAAGAAATGCTCGTCCTTTATCTCTGTCCGGTCATGTTGGCTTTGACAGCTTACCAGATCAGCTGGTCAATAAATCCACCAGTCAGGGCTTCTGCTTCAACATCCTCTGCATAG GTGAGACGGGTATTGGGAAGTCCACATTGATGGACACACTGTTCAACACCAACTTTGAGAACTTTGAGTCGTCTCACTTTGAGCCCCGCGTCAAACTCCGCGCCCAGACGTACGACCTTCAGGAGAGCAACGTGCGTCTCAAGCTCACCATCGTCAACACGGTGGGATTTGGAGACCAGATGAACAAACAGGATAG CTACCAACACGTGGTGGATTACATCGACACGCAGTTCGAGTCCTACCTGCAAGAAGAGCTGAAGATCAAGCGCTCGCTGCATAACTACCACGACTCACGCATCCATGCCTGCCTGTACTTCATCGCCCCGTCCGGACACTCGCTGAAATCCCTCGACCTTGTCACCATGAAGAAACTGGACAGCAAG GTGAATATAATCCCAGTTATCGCGAAGGCGGACACCATCTCTAAGAGTGAGCTGCACAAGTTTAAGATTAAGATCATGAGTGAGCTGGTGAGCAACGGAGTGCAGATCTATCAGTTCCCCACCGACGACGAGACTGTCTCCAAGATCAACAGCGCCATGAAC GGCCACCTGCCGTTTGCTGTGGTGGGAAGCACAGAGGAGGTGAAGATTGGGAATAAGATGGTGAAAGCGCGACAGTACCCCTGGGGTGTGGTGCAag TGGAGAACGAGAACCACTGTGATTTTGTGAAGCTGCGGGAGATGCTGATCTGCGTGAACATGGAGGACCTGCGggagcagacacacacacgccactACGAGCTCTACAGACGCTGCAAACTGGAAGAGATGGGCTTTAAGGACACAGACGCTGACAGCAAACCAGTCAG CTTGCAGGAGACGTACGAGGCGAAGCGTCAGGAGTTCCTGCTGGAGCTGCAGcggagagaggaggagatgaGGCAGATGTTTGTCCTACGtgttaaagagaaagagacggaACTGAAGGAGGCTGAGAGAGAG ctccaGGGCAAGTTTGAGCAGCTGAAGCGTCTGCATGCTGACGAGAAGAGCAAGCTGGATGAGAAGAGGAAGGCTCTGGAGGATGAGATGAACTCCTTCAGTAAAAAGAAAGCCGCGGCTGAGCTCCTGCAGGGCCAATCGTTCAGCTCCAACTCCAACCTCAAGAAGGACAAAGACCGCAAGAA CTCTGGGTTCATGTAA
- the septin10 gene encoding septin 10 isoform X2, with translation MASSDVARQGERNARPLSLSGHVGFDSLPDQLVNKSTSQGFCFNILCIGETGIGKSTLMDTLFNTNFENFESSHFEPRVKLRAQTYDLQESNVRLKLTIVNTVGFGDQMNKQDSYQHVVDYIDTQFESYLQEELKIKRSLHNYHDSRIHACLYFIAPSGHSLKSLDLVTMKKLDSKVNIIPVIAKADTISKSELHKFKIKIMSELVSNGVQIYQFPTDDETVSKINSAMNGHLPFAVVGSTEEVKIGNKMVKARQYPWGVVQVENENHCDFVKLREMLICVNMEDLREQTHTRHYELYRRCKLEEMGFKDTDADSKPVSLQETYEAKRQEFLLELQRREEEMRQMFVLRVKEKETELKEAERELQGKFEQLKRLHADEKSKLDEKRKALEDEMNSFSKKKAAAELLQGQSFSSNSNLKKDKDRKNSGFM, from the exons ATGGCTTCGTCTGATGTTGCTCGACAGGGG gAAAGAAATGCTCGTCCTTTATCTCTGTCCGGTCATGTTGGCTTTGACAGCTTACCAGATCAGCTGGTCAATAAATCCACCAGTCAGGGCTTCTGCTTCAACATCCTCTGCATAG GTGAGACGGGTATTGGGAAGTCCACATTGATGGACACACTGTTCAACACCAACTTTGAGAACTTTGAGTCGTCTCACTTTGAGCCCCGCGTCAAACTCCGCGCCCAGACGTACGACCTTCAGGAGAGCAACGTGCGTCTCAAGCTCACCATCGTCAACACGGTGGGATTTGGAGACCAGATGAACAAACAGGATAG CTACCAACACGTGGTGGATTACATCGACACGCAGTTCGAGTCCTACCTGCAAGAAGAGCTGAAGATCAAGCGCTCGCTGCATAACTACCACGACTCACGCATCCATGCCTGCCTGTACTTCATCGCCCCGTCCGGACACTCGCTGAAATCCCTCGACCTTGTCACCATGAAGAAACTGGACAGCAAG GTGAATATAATCCCAGTTATCGCGAAGGCGGACACCATCTCTAAGAGTGAGCTGCACAAGTTTAAGATTAAGATCATGAGTGAGCTGGTGAGCAACGGAGTGCAGATCTATCAGTTCCCCACCGACGACGAGACTGTCTCCAAGATCAACAGCGCCATGAAC GGCCACCTGCCGTTTGCTGTGGTGGGAAGCACAGAGGAGGTGAAGATTGGGAATAAGATGGTGAAAGCGCGACAGTACCCCTGGGGTGTGGTGCAag TGGAGAACGAGAACCACTGTGATTTTGTGAAGCTGCGGGAGATGCTGATCTGCGTGAACATGGAGGACCTGCGggagcagacacacacacgccactACGAGCTCTACAGACGCTGCAAACTGGAAGAGATGGGCTTTAAGGACACAGACGCTGACAGCAAACCAGTCAG CTTGCAGGAGACGTACGAGGCGAAGCGTCAGGAGTTCCTGCTGGAGCTGCAGcggagagaggaggagatgaGGCAGATGTTTGTCCTACGtgttaaagagaaagagacggaACTGAAGGAGGCTGAGAGAGAG ctccaGGGCAAGTTTGAGCAGCTGAAGCGTCTGCATGCTGACGAGAAGAGCAAGCTGGATGAGAAGAGGAAGGCTCTGGAGGATGAGATGAACTCCTTCAGTAAAAAGAAAGCCGCGGCTGAGCTCCTGCAGGGCCAATCGTTCAGCTCCAACTCCAACCTCAAGAAGGACAAAGACCGCAAGAA CTCTGGGTTCATGTAA
- the LOC113538284 gene encoding ankyrin repeat domain-containing protein SOWAHC codes for MATECTQEAVLCFLTERGGRVKKADFINHFRSSIPTEPERKAAAEEAFRSCVDSVALVKAENGEKYVCLRKRFRGSVKREDGHHGPDSAAVLETSLSAAAAAAVTHDNRRDAPVIPGESQSRALNTTVPSENKDAKQEIPPASVCAGAGARTPPNISQTSPDGSAARACTQSVAHESEDKTEMGNHNTRNAGAGSHSRSVRRSDETPRDAQSPGKRVPEVAVTEPSHQPATDGSKFFHLPCLPTHAGALSQPRADQSHTDGAEGESAPKAREEDTAGAGSGSRLLSLGSCEGGADEGGRSDSASNTPKGSRKSFIEHMMSSSPQVRRSMVLRHSRHAAKSDGDSSSVNSAHAEEESAAATLDPLEHEWMMCACDGDWDTLRRLLNTDPSLVSKKDFVTGFTCLHWAAKLGKHELLAQIVTFARQRGVALDVNARSSAGYTPLHLAAMHNHIEVIKLLVGACDADVEARDYSGKKANQYLRGDVARDVLDIAGADAACDPESEELALGDEGARWKLPRVLQANLRLLNRSASEDDDRDCVGGLARERPLRRKSSFNKLKPRLSKVRAGITPIVHSTSHFERLEGATGQTSGPVRTRPKSNLFG; via the coding sequence ATGGCGACTGAATGCACCCAAGAAGCGGTTTTATGTTTTCTAAcggagagaggagggagagtgaagAAGGCGGATTTCATAAACCACTTCCGATCCTCCATCCCCACCGAGCCCGAGAGGAAAGCCGCCGCTGAAGAGGCGTTTAGGAGCTGCGTGGACAGCGTCGCGCTGGTGAAAGCGGAGAACGGAGAGAAGTACGTCTGTCTGAGGAAAAGGTTCAGGGGCTCGGTGAAACGGGAGGATGGCCATCACGGACCGGACAGCGCCGCCGTCCTGGAAACGAGCCTcagcgctgctgctgctgctgctgttaccCATGACAACCGCAGGGACGCGCCTGTCATACCAGGCGAGTCTCAGAGCCGCGCGCTCAACACCACCGTCCCGTCAGAGAACAAAGATGCAAAACAAGAAATACCGCCTGCCTCGGTCTGCGCCGGCGCAGGTGCGCGCACACCTCCgaatatttcacaaaccagtcCGGATGGATCAGCTGCACGCGCTTGCACTCAATCAGTCGCGCACGAATCTGAGGATAAAACAGAAATGGGGAATCACAACACCAGGAACGCGGGCGCTGGGAGCCACAGCAGGTCTGTTCGGAGATCTGATGAAACTCCGCGTGATGCGCAATCTCCGGGAAAACGTGTCCCAGAGGTCGCCGTGACTGAACCGTCTCACCAACCGGCGACTGACGGAAGTAAGTTCTTCCATCTTCCTTGTTTACCGACGCATGCCGGAGCCCTGAGCCAGCCCAGAGCTGATCAGAGTCACACAGACGGAGCAGAGGGCGAGTCTGCACCGAAAGCACGCGAGGAGGACACGGCAGGAGCAGGGAGTGGATCCCGGCTGCTCAGTCTGGGCTCGTGCGAGGGAGGAGCGGATGAGGGAGGACGCTCGGACTCTGCGAGCAACACCCCCAAAGGGAGTCGGAAGAGTTTTATCGAGCACATGATGAGCAGCTCGCCGCAGGTACGACGCAGCATGGTGCTCAGGCACAGCCGACACGCAGCCAAGAGCGACGGCGACTCGTCGTCGGTAAACTCCGCGCACGCTGAAGAAGAGAGCGCCGCCGCGACGCTGGACCCCTTGGAGCACGAGTGGATGATGTGCGCCTGCGACGGTGACTGGGACACCCTGCGTCGGCTGCTGAACACCGACCCCAGCCTCGTTTCCAAGAAGGACTTCGTGACCGGCTTCACGTGCCTGCACTGGGCCGCCAAGCTGGGAAAGCACGAGCTGCTCGCCCAGATAGTGACCTTCGCGCGGCAGCGCGGCGTAGCGCTCGACGTGAACGCGCGCTCGAGCGCCGGCTACACGCCCCTCCACCTGGCCGCCATGCACAACCACATTGAGGTGATCAAGCTGCTGGTGGGCGCGTGCGACGCCGACGTGGAGGCGCGCGATTACAGCGGCAAGAAGGCGAACCAGTACTTGCGCGGCGACGTCGCGCGAGACGTCCTCGACATAGCGGGCGCCGACGCTGCCTGCGACCCCGAGAGCGAGGAGCTCGCGCTCGGAGACGAGGGCGCTCGGTGGAAGCTTCCCCGAGTTCTCCAAGCCAACCTGAGGCTGCTGAACCGCAGCGCGAGCGAGGACGACGACCGTGACTGTGTCGGGGGGCTCGCGAGGGAAAGGCCACTTCGCCGGAAATCGTCATTTAACAAGCTGAAGCCCAGGCTGAGCAAGGTGCGCGCGGGGATCACGCCGATCGTTCACAGCACTTCTCACTTTGAGCGGCTCGAGGGAGCCACGGGTCAGACTTCCGGTCCGGTTAGAACCAGACCCAAGTCAAACCTATTTGGGTGA